gtcttatattgtttatatgATAATGTTATGTCTGCCGTGTCATTTATTTCCTTGATGCCATTCCATTTGATCTTATGTGAATTGGTCAGTTCAAGGAAATCTTTCTAAATTTACTGCTCAAGTTGATGATATCTGTCATTTACATCTTACAACGAAGTTGAAGTTTGCCAGGCACAATAATGAGCACTGAGGTCATGTGGTAAAAGCATCCATCATGAAGAGTGAGATTTGGATGCAgacaaataaaattactaattagaAATCGAAATTTAGGATATAAGTTCATTTATCAACAATAATCATATTGTATGAGATTTGGATCAATCTGGATAAGCTGTTGAAAGAGTTATCATTGTCATTGCTTTGCCAATTCAAAACCAGACTATGTTGCTAGCTATATCCAATTGCTGCTTCCGTGTAATAAAAGTTGTAAAATATACATGTTGGATCTAATATTGGCTACTTGTCTTTCTTTTAATCTTCCCTATGCTAACCCGGAACCTGAATTCAACATAGGGAGAGATTCGGTGCAGGCATTGAGAATTCCATACAGAATCAGCCAACTGCTGACGGTCACCATCAAGAAAACTCTACCAGTGCTGAGCAGCAGAGTGAACCTCAAGTTAAGATCTCAGCATCAAACACGTGCGAAGTCCAAGAAAAAGTTGATGAAGAAACATGTGCAAGTTCGGATGTCACATGGCAAGGAATAAGCCTGCAGGTTGGGAATTTTGATCCTCCAGAAACTTCCAAAACAACATCACCCTGGAATGGTGAGTGGGAAGATAATGAGGTAGAAGAGGAGGAGTATTTTGAACAGACCAATTCTGACTGGTTTAGTGATATAGCTCGCCCACGAAGTTATTGGGAAGATCAAAGAAAAGCACGTTATGAAGAGAAGCGCGGTGGTAGCTCAGACAATGATGAGATAAGGCAACTCCTTGAAAGGTAAGATAGTCCACCTTGTTTTCCTTACTTTTTTTGCcactaaaaaaacactaagaGTAGTttccaaagaagaagaaaaagaattatGCGGTGCATAAATTCGATGCTTCAAATTACAAATGCAGAAGAACAGTGTCAAGTTTTCTTGCTAGCGATTTGCGAGACAGTATAGACCAACTGATGATGTCTCGTGTACAAAGACAAGTCAGTCAAGAAGATGAAGAACTAGATGGGGACAGTCAGGAGAGAATGGGACAGTTGATGTTGTCTTACTTCCAAAGACACTCACACTCAGCAGACagtcaagaagaagaagaagaattggaTGGAGGAAGTGGAGGAGAAACGGCAGGAGAAGAAAGCATATCAGAAGAAGGAAGTCCAAGTAGCCATCAAAATATCGAAGCTACTGATTATTTTGATCAATCCTCACCATCTCAGCATTCTCCATATCCGTTCAGGTCATGGAATTTTTCCGATGAACATGAAGTTGCTGATGGCTGTCAACAAGCTCAAACAAAAGCTTTACACCTAACTCCTCCATCTCAAGTTTCCAATCAAGATAGGCGTTACTCTTCCTCCATAAGTCATTCATCAATTGTGAGTAATTTCACTTCACAGTTTGAAGTTAATTACCTTTCTTAAATAtcttaatggaaaaataaaaaacactctaaACTCACAGGAAATGGAACTCCTGTACGATTTAAAAGGGCACATGGAGCAACTTCAGCGTGAAATGTCTGAACTCCGAAAATCAATTCAGAGCTGCGTGGAAAGGCAAATGAATTCGCAAAACTACTTGAAGGTGCAGGAAGTACATCCAGGTGAGCTGGGAAAACCGTTTTTCTTTCCTGGAAACaagttaaaacaatttaatcaacctaatattgtaTCATATAGAATCTTTAATGGGGAATTTCATCCTACTTATACTACAAATAtttccttctttattttatatcttttttgcCTCTAGTCATCCAAGAAGGTATTACTAGGTAGTAGGCGCAACAGCAAATTCAACCTTAATCTATAGTGCATATTTGCATATATTCCTCTATTCCTATGCTGTTAATTTAAGGAATGACCTGATGAACGATTCAAGTCCGGAATTATTGCTACAGTTCAAGGGAATGGAAAGAATTCATTTGATAGGAGACTAAACAAACGCAGCTGCTGTATCTGCTACGAAACGCAGGTCGACTCTTTTCTGTATAGGTACCTGCTTGTGAAACCCTTTGTCGTTTTGAAACTCCATTGCTACTCCTCTTCAGAATCATGAACATTGGTAATAGCTTAATATGATGCCTGATATTTTCAGATGCGGGCATATGTGCACTTGTCTCAAATGTGCGCACGAGCTGCTGCAGGGCAGTGGAAAATGTCCAATATGTCGAGCTCCAATATTGGATGTCGTGCGAGCATACCTGGATTCATGATGCACTGGTGATCGAGTTCTTGCTCTAGAGGACCGTCTTTTTTGTATAACTTAACTCAATTGATGCTGACTTCAGAAACCGGAAAATCCTTTTACTTTGCTTCTTTTACCTGATTTGATGATCAATATAACCATCTAATCTATGTAGCTGCAATTAATTTGTGATCAATACTGTTTCTCCTCTCCAAATTTACTCtgtaaatttttgtttgtttgtttgtgtgtttttgAGGAGTTTCAGATTTTAACAGTCTCGGGAGATTGTTGTTGTTTAATTTACCaagtctcttcttcttcttcctcctccacttcttcttcttcttcttcagtctCCTGTCTATTGAATATCATGACTTAGCTAATGGAGAGAAAAATGTAGACATGGACTCGCAGTATGTTTGTGGACGCACGTATGATAATTATGGAGAATAAAGAAAGCAgatgttaagaaaaaataaaatcacaagcTATTTGTgctcttaaattattaaaaggaGGCATGCTAGCTGCAGAGTAAAGAATGTGTCACTTTCTTTCCTCCTTTCACTTACCAGAAATGAACAAAACTTGCATAAACGGTTTTCTGTGATCTCTGTACTTCAAGAAAAAGACAAGCGTCTTATCCTATGAAATTTCCCCACATTTTGATATGGAAAACTACTAccactaccagaaaattaataaataacaatgaaaacacctaaaaaaatatatcatcactAATTTTCAATGGAAATGATGATGATTAATTTTCATCAGCAATTTTCAATAGAAATGACGATGGTTTACGTTTAGTCAATACATGTGGTCAGGACTGAAAAGATCAAGggataaagttgaaaataaaacaaaaaacaataaaaaaaaggtgaactaaattcaatataaaaataaattaaaatcaaatgtttatagattaaattaaaaacaaaattcaattactAAAAGGGTTAAAAAGTCAAAATAATAGGGACTAAATTTGatgtaaaaatcaaattaaaccaaataataatggacaaaattgaagaaaataaaataattaaaagaagataaaaaaatataaaacaaatagctATAAACAAAgaggatcaaattaaatataaaatataaataagaggacacttttatattttggcaagaaaaagagagaaaagagggatgtgaagaaaaaaaatccattagagCTCAATCGCTACATCTCTACACACGTGGTGCACCACCGGAAAAAGAATGTTaatgtaattataataatgTCATAAAAAGATTTCATTGTGAAACAACacacatgccaaaaaaaaatgtgggtTGTGCCAACTACTTTtacttttattaatattttaaatatctaaAACCGAGTGAAAAAGACCCTCCCCTCCAAGAAAGCTTTAAATTTCTTGATCTCGAGGCAATTAAGTAATTGCACTGTgcatattaatgttttttatttataaaaagaccAAATTGCCCTTTATATAACATGAGtataacagaaaaaagaaaaaaccaagtgAAAAAGCCCACAAAACCCCTCCTAGAAaggttcaaatttttttatctcaaccTCTTTGTCTGTGtattaaaatatctataaaacccccaaacaccaattattattattttgctctTGAAGGTTATTTTAGTTATAACTCTGTTCtcaaacaatgtgaaaaagacCGATTTGAACCTATTAAATTTGACAATAACTACTGTGTCCCTACCATTTAACTCTCAAGTGACCATACACATAAGGTCCCTATGAATTCAGAAATTCCCAACGGCTTCCTTCAAACTGGGTCTAAAATCATTTGAACATCCAATATGAGAAGTCTCTGTTCTCAGCAATTATATTGATCTacgttttcttttataaatgaTTTGGTAAATGTCATCCAGAATGCTGACACTGAGAGATGCCAGCATCAAGGTCCACCTCCTGGGGCATGTTGCCCTCCTGTTACCTTGTTGCGTAAACAAAGAGGACATAGCCACTTAGCTTTTCCCTTTCATGGGATCAAGATTACCTTGTTACAGCTCATAAGACAACTTGTGTACTGATGTTCATTTCAAATCCCCCCCGCCTTTTTGTGCTGCTGTTAATTGGAATTTGATGTGAGTTTCAGACGAATTATTGAACTGTGGCATGCAAACTGTGAAAAAAGATGAGCTGCTAAAACCATGCTTGATCAATGGTGAAAGACCATGAATAAAACCTTCAAAAGTTGAGCTTGAAAGCAAAACTTATCAAGTTGTTCCAAGAACAGTAGATGAAAAACTAAAAGATCTGCTATAATGGCATTGATTTTACAGGGGATGAATTGAATCCGGTAATGTTGAGACAGATAAATAcaggggaaagaaaaaaacagctcCAGCAAATTAGTTCCCAAGGTGTGTAAGGTTTTGTTTCCCAAACTTTCTGCGGTGGACATCAGCATCCATATTATTGGGGATGTCGCCGGTGTCCCACCAAAGAGGAGGTAACTTAGCAACAGGACTGAGCTGTACTTTTCATGATCCGTGACCAATTGTTTCAAAAACGTAGCGGATTGCTCAGGACAGAAGACAAGCTTGACATTTTGGTTTTTGTAGAGTACAATAATGCACTTGGGAAGGGTTTTTCTATGAAGAGATACGTCAAGAAAGTGAggaactaattaaaaaaaaaaaaaaaaaaaacctaaaagaacTCACTATTTCACTTTCACTGTACATACACCCAGAATATACAGTGATTCGCAAAGTAAATCTATCATCTTACCCTTGCCACACAAAACCATTTACCTTGGAGGGTAATTCAGTCTTTTCCGTGGGATATAAATGTTATTACCAAATTCATTAGGGGCATTATgatccaattatatttttattacacggtcaaattattaaattatccttaaaagttgttttcatttaattagcATCTAGgagtatttttggttttttattttattttaaaaactgaaatgactaaatttcttctaaaattttttattattattattatcatcaggTTAGGTTATGGACAATCcattctttttgtgtttttaaaatttattttagaaaaacttATGGCTCGTGCTTAGCGGGCTCTAGCATGTGGCGGCTGGATGCTATTAATTGGTGCGTGAGAGGCCATCCAGTTGAGGAACCGGCCACCTAACTACTACAAAACTACACCGAAGTGTTATTGTTCCATGGCATTAATGTTCTTGGAAACAGAACAAGTCAAGTAATATTATTGcattgaaaatgcatcaaagtGTTAATTGTCATTCTTGGAAATAGAAGCTTTCATCGGTTGTATGCCAGATCTATACAACGCATAAAGACATATGATTACTTAATTACGATTaatgattttgtaattttcgaGGGATTTGATTGCTAGGGAATGTATATAGGGTGCTAGATGTGcttatttgatcattatttatgatttattgatttttaaaggaGTTGTTACGGAtgaatgttgtttgtttttgttttaatagttTTGGAGATATGGCAATAATCATAAAGACTCATCTTGCATTCATGGAATCATATACTCAATTTGGTCGATTATTAATACTAGAATTATCCATAATTAATGACTAATTATAAAGATTCATGAATTTAACACACTTTGTACGAACAAATTAGTTGAATCtatttaaaattgaatgaagaaaattaGACTAGAAATAGACCATATTCACATTATCACTagtgtttaatatatatatatataggaactTGTAAAAAGactaagagaaaaagaaattctcataaaagattaaaaaagagagagagagagaggaaaagcTCAAGATACCAAAACGCTCTctaaattatatagttttttttagtaatgtATGGatagtttatagtttttttaagtaaataaaactactaaatactataattaattAGACCCATACAACTAGAagctaatatatttaaaataaaataaatttagtttacttaattttaaaatatttaaggtcattaattatgtaattaaaaattagataattactatgtataagaaattattgaggttggttaattttaaaatatttaaggctattttgtcttttaaataaaataaacattcttCCATCTCAAAACACATCACTTTTGaagtgaaaattaatttaaacttaacTTGCTTTTATAAGAATCACTTTCTACTCTTAAAAGTTAAGTAAATGATTTtggaaatcatatatatatatatatatatatatatatatatattgatgatttacTTTAAAGAAAAGCAGTGAACACTTGAAAAGGAGGAGGGCAAACAGGCTCGAAATCAATTAACAATTCAGTTGAAATAATGGAGTGACACATGGATCGGTGACCGGTATGAATATATTTTACTAATTGTGTGTGATAGGTTCATgtgaattaattttgtttttaatatcatcaacataataaaatcttactaaaattattaaaattccaTGCACAAAAACacatgaataaatttttttataaattcaacaaatcccaaaaaaaaaagaatttattaattGCCTAATTAATTGCATGAAGATTTTGTGTTAATCATATGGAAATATCATAAACTAAGAATACacaaaagcataaaataataaatctaaattaaacaaattcaaataaatatatattgccaaaacttatggttttttttagaatttatatttaaacttaATAAGGATACAATGTATAGGATCAacataataaaatcttaaaaaataaattcaaataccataaataaaagaaaaggcaatcaaaaatataaaattcaaattaaacaaagaccaaaaatataaacatatttattgtTGAAAGATTGTGTACTGTATGATCAATACACTAAAATCTTATCAATTTTTcagcaaatattattttttaaaaaaaagattgatatttagtatatttaaatatatatatatatatatatatatatatatatatgtgtgtgtgtgtgtgtgtgtgtgtgtatgtaaaAGCAAACAAATCACATGCATAATAGTGGGCAATTGACTAGGTattgtttttggaattttttttgatagaaatttaaatatatctaaataatacCACCACCAATGAGTTATGCTTTGTGCCTACCTATATCGGTATATTATCTACTCTACCaaaaaaattaggtaaaattgtaaatttttcacTATTTATATGAACAACGAAGGAgttattctattttattcttttttagaaaagttatatcctctatttttttattgaatctttttagtttttttttattttatccttcaatgttttattagttttgaattagatttcataatttattttggtttgctttttgtgatattattattatcttaaacaaaatatcatgatatttaattagGTGTCCAATGTTACGAGCGCTTATTTCAATTGAatcctttttagttttcttctcaattttatccttaattattttattaattttgaattcgtcttcataatttctttcaatttgatttttataaggttatcgcAGTCTCAAATAAacatcctaaaattttattggTGTTTAATTTTGCGAGcgtttatttttgttgtcatatcattaagtaaaaaaatagttaaaaaaattattaaagccaGTAAAGTCAATGATATAATATTAGTTATTAATTCCTCAACACTATAAATACAAGTAATTTGGTTATTTagaaacaattttcttttcatatttttctcttgttctacataaaattaaataagtttttaagaGATTTTGAAAGTGTCTATTGTTTTCTATTCAaggattatttataattttaattttatattagtcCTGAAACTgtatttgctttaaatttaaCAGCAACTATACTATATATACTGGGCAAATAACACTTTAAGaatattaaatctttatattataaaaacacacaatcagcaataattttatccttcctATCAATACAAGAACATTCC
This region of Populus alba chromosome 3, ASM523922v2, whole genome shotgun sequence genomic DNA includes:
- the LOC118054359 gene encoding uncharacterized protein, producing MASSQIEIASSSPFGCVLRDHNRHERCSGESTARAAAAAAFQKNLKGLVGENLRTCISVTSDSASNENPTNRINGKTDDHHQNLRRLTDNQDNIPKNARDSSIRSSKQARILDQWAATQAREMVSTIEMQREKAGLLIASLKKPSSMQQNSQDSENPAGQSNNPPMNKNRGASSLVQIWEARLNQSEACLKRSHSMNNSRTGSVSSQTETASPNTGEKSRQSGIADSNTKKEAFVDCGSAKSAPSSIHFRNTDAGEPEKVKIVDIIRRLTSDSNDDDQPLNGAGDGLSRKRRHSSVSDRTEQQVLSQVVNSPKIRGRQAFNDLLLQIEQERQRELGSLGERHAVSKFAQRGRIQCLLRLRFLHRGVGFEDQQRPRSSQSTASSSSDRSQHGSTIMHLRERFGAGIENSIQNQPTADGHHQENSTSAEQQSEPQVKISASNTCEVQEKVDEETCASSDVTWQGISLQVGNFDPPETSKTTSPWNGEWEDNEVEEEEYFEQTNSDWFSDIARPRSYWEDQRKARYEEKRGGSSDNDEIRQLLERRTVSSFLASDLRDSIDQLMMSRVQRQVSQEDEELDGDSQERMGQLMLSYFQRHSHSADSQEEEEELDGGSGGETAGEESISEEGSPSSHQNIEATDYFDQSSPSQHSPYPFRSWNFSDEHEVADGCQQAQTKALHLTPPSQVSNQDRRYSSSISHSSIEMELLYDLKGHMEQLQREMSELRKSIQSCVERQMNSQNYLKVQEVHPVQGNGKNSFDRRLNKRSCCICYETQVDSFLYRCGHMCTCLKCAHELLQGSGKCPICRAPILDVVRAYLDS